One segment of Gemmatimonadota bacterium DNA contains the following:
- a CDS encoding RNB domain-containing ribonuclease — MAGLCVNISHTRARFAVSARTSHNVPIENILQTTGHIGKDKTAGTAWLNRAETTSADIDLGDLWELVVEEDEIWDLNELAELHYNHTPTSEQMSAFLVALETSVHFDAEGRGFRAVDRTEVSHRLEIVARDKEREAEREAFLKWLQFQGTGKDEWIERIKDVALHGEQSKYAHALERLAGETISARKAFDRLVAEGVWDRHASVELMREDVPLNFPDILIKEADAIQAMCKSDAFANRQDLTYLDAVTIDDASTTDMDDAISVQFREDGSYQIGVHITDVSSLIPAHSALDEEARNRGASLYFPEAKYPMLPPVLSENLGSLIPHENRLAVSLLWDVGSDGAMETPTWTLSVIRCCEKLSYDEADAILDDATHPRHAILSALFDAAESLLIKRVEAGAIAVDQVDRRVNISADGTVNIGIKKRDSRADLLVSELMVKANVEAAKLCVEQNAPAIFRVQDAPDLSDLEPTDSEQVHRYQTLTRMRAAAISLQPGLHGGLGVEPYCQTTSPLRRFIDLVSQRQLVAIIDNKALPYSIDDLTTLYPYLEERLRLINRLEQRRERYWIFHHLSQYRGQVFDALVLNTWDHRARVEVLDYALQVDMRLSGQIRVGERISVRLTRADPWADDIQFVME, encoded by the coding sequence ATGGCGGGCCTATGTGTCAACATCTCGCATACCAGAGCCAGATTTGCGGTATCGGCGCGTACATCGCACAATGTACCCATAGAAAATATACTTCAGACGACCGGACACATCGGAAAGGACAAAACAGCCGGCACAGCGTGGCTCAACCGGGCAGAAACCACAAGCGCCGACATTGACCTTGGCGACCTGTGGGAACTCGTCGTAGAAGAAGATGAAATCTGGGACCTGAATGAACTGGCCGAATTGCATTACAATCACACGCCGACATCGGAACAAATGTCGGCATTCTTAGTCGCACTGGAAACAAGTGTCCATTTCGATGCCGAAGGACGGGGATTTCGCGCGGTAGATCGGACAGAAGTCAGCCACAGATTGGAAATAGTCGCTCGCGACAAAGAACGAGAAGCGGAACGAGAGGCATTCTTGAAATGGCTTCAGTTTCAGGGCACCGGCAAAGACGAATGGATCGAACGGATAAAAGACGTCGCACTACACGGCGAACAGAGCAAATATGCACACGCTTTGGAACGCCTGGCCGGCGAGACCATCTCTGCGCGGAAAGCTTTTGATCGCTTAGTCGCCGAAGGCGTATGGGATCGGCATGCCTCTGTCGAACTGATGCGCGAAGATGTACCTCTGAATTTTCCCGACATATTAATCAAAGAAGCGGACGCGATCCAGGCAATGTGTAAAAGCGATGCATTTGCAAATCGCCAAGATCTGACGTACCTGGATGCCGTGACCATTGACGACGCATCGACAACAGATATGGACGATGCGATATCAGTCCAATTTCGGGAAGACGGCAGCTATCAAATCGGCGTGCATATTACCGACGTCTCCTCGTTAATCCCCGCGCATTCAGCCCTCGATGAAGAAGCCAGAAACCGCGGCGCAAGCCTCTACTTCCCAGAGGCAAAATACCCCATGTTGCCGCCCGTTCTATCGGAAAATCTGGGCAGTCTTATCCCGCATGAAAACCGGTTGGCCGTCAGCCTCTTGTGGGATGTGGGATCAGATGGCGCAATGGAAACCCCGACCTGGACACTTTCCGTCATCCGATGTTGCGAAAAACTGAGTTATGATGAAGCAGACGCAATACTCGACGATGCGACGCACCCCAGGCACGCGATATTATCAGCCCTATTTGACGCGGCAGAATCGCTCTTGATAAAGCGCGTAGAAGCTGGTGCTATAGCGGTTGATCAGGTTGACCGCCGCGTGAATATCTCGGCTGACGGAACCGTAAACATCGGAATAAAAAAACGCGACTCCAGAGCTGATTTGCTGGTCAGCGAACTAATGGTCAAAGCCAATGTCGAAGCCGCCAAATTGTGTGTTGAACAAAATGCGCCTGCGATCTTTCGCGTACAGGACGCACCCGACCTCTCCGATTTAGAACCCACGGATAGCGAGCAAGTACACCGCTATCAGACACTCACGCGCATGCGCGCAGCTGCAATCTCACTACAGCCCGGCCTGCACGGTGGCCTGGGCGTAGAACCCTATTGCCAGACCACATCTCCCCTGAGGCGATTCATAGACCTGGTATCACAACGACAACTCGTCGCCATCATCGACAATAAAGCCTTACCCTATTCTATAGATGACCTGACGACCCTATATCCCTACCTCGAAGAACGCCTCCGCCTGATCAATCGCCTGGAACAGCGGAGAGAGCGCTACTGGATATTCCACCATCTCTCGCAATACAGAGGACAGGTATTTGACGCACTCGTGCTAAATACATGGGATCACCGCGCCCGAGTCGAAGTCCTGGACTATGCCCTGCAAGTTGACATGCGCCTATCGGGACAAATCCGCGTGGGTGAACGCATAAGTGTGCGCCTGACGCGGGCAGATCCCTGGGCGGATGATATACAATTCGTCATGGAATAA
- a CDS encoding CehA/McbA family metallohydrolase: MIRVWYLFFFFSLTAHLWAEVPNGGFEQITASQMPINWVPVPDSTRVMVERERAHSGKISVLMIGGPRGEPTALISDPVGIQPGGVYVLTGWARTDSARASARIRWLAEDQTPVGESRITTEVTSASWTQWAETFVVPTKAIFGRIICLIDGKEAAFDDVRLHKIASRMPPGLELKATDFPTQGARVSRVRVTIRDGVVALPHQVTQQDSVVSHDGAVVIFEASRGQITPWAQMRNGTATATLRDADENVGGVYVRARLAHLSARAYIGDKKATRLRGRLFNAETGQPLLGRVIVADSLGTILQTGFAERGFVADSAFAIDVPPQTITVSAMRGFAHLSPEPQVLHLAPGREHMVELSFKPWGDLHARGWVAGDLLNSNDARARGLDWAALPGQVNGDAILTLPGKYVETRGGEQWVLGTTSLFTPEQAGFEVHAQARLDRGITGYTDILGTSLFDILTGPAFDALDIAQPDARAIWFALLNRGYRIAGTAFFDEHFRTYTHVPGNLTADKLMRAIASGQNMITNGPLISLSIFAAGPGDQLPAGHKRRATIHAWAAAKSDAYLTRIELIRNAQIIQSWDLKKQPRKYRTSITLEDTVNCWYLARCYGADTSRVALTNPIYFETKNFAPPQPVQAIVQGKIEMSDNSPVPQAIVRAIDPIGRTVLQTVARRGTFQIWVPATSQIHVEAKGYEAPPQRIFDHRDIQRLLQTPLNLSELNALDTLTEQLQAIDMVFVLKQSQ; the protein is encoded by the coding sequence ATGATCCGTGTATGGTACCTGTTTTTCTTTTTCTCTCTTACCGCACACCTTTGGGCAGAAGTGCCCAACGGGGGGTTTGAACAAATCACAGCATCTCAAATGCCTATAAATTGGGTACCCGTACCCGATTCCACGCGGGTCATGGTCGAACGCGAACGCGCCCACAGCGGCAAAATCTCAGTCCTTATGATAGGTGGCCCGCGGGGCGAACCCACCGCACTGATCAGCGATCCCGTCGGTATTCAGCCAGGGGGTGTTTATGTCTTAACCGGATGGGCGCGTACCGACAGCGCAAGAGCTTCTGCACGCATCCGATGGTTGGCAGAAGATCAGACGCCGGTGGGCGAAAGCAGAATAACAACAGAAGTAACAAGCGCGTCGTGGACGCAATGGGCAGAGACATTTGTGGTGCCCACAAAAGCCATATTTGGGCGTATAATTTGTCTTATAGACGGAAAAGAAGCGGCTTTTGACGATGTGCGTCTGCACAAAATTGCATCGCGCATGCCCCCTGGTCTTGAATTAAAAGCAACGGATTTTCCCACACAGGGCGCGCGCGTCTCAAGAGTACGCGTAACAATACGCGACGGCGTTGTCGCACTACCTCACCAGGTCACTCAACAGGACAGTGTGGTTTCTCATGATGGAGCCGTGGTCATCTTCGAAGCGAGTCGCGGGCAAATAACCCCCTGGGCACAAATGAGAAATGGCACAGCGACAGCAACATTGCGCGACGCCGATGAAAACGTGGGCGGCGTCTATGTGAGGGCGCGGTTGGCCCACCTCAGCGCCAGGGCATACATTGGCGACAAAAAAGCGACCCGATTGCGCGGGCGTCTCTTCAATGCCGAAACCGGGCAACCCCTGCTGGGCAGAGTAATCGTCGCCGATTCTCTGGGTACTATTTTACAAACGGGATTTGCAGAACGCGGTTTTGTTGCCGACAGTGCATTTGCAATTGATGTACCACCTCAAACAATCACCGTATCCGCAATGCGCGGTTTCGCGCACCTGTCGCCAGAACCACAGGTCTTGCACCTCGCACCTGGTCGTGAACACATGGTAGAACTGTCCTTCAAACCATGGGGAGATCTCCATGCACGAGGATGGGTGGCAGGTGATCTTCTCAACAGCAATGATGCGCGGGCACGCGGACTGGACTGGGCAGCTCTACCAGGGCAGGTGAATGGAGACGCAATACTGACACTACCCGGCAAATATGTCGAAACCCGCGGGGGAGAACAATGGGTGTTGGGCACCACGAGCCTATTTACTCCCGAGCAAGCCGGATTTGAAGTACATGCCCAGGCGCGTTTAGACCGCGGTATTACCGGCTATACAGATATTCTGGGCACATCGTTATTCGATATACTCACTGGCCCTGCTTTTGACGCACTCGATATCGCACAACCCGACGCGCGAGCAATCTGGTTTGCACTGCTCAATCGGGGGTATCGCATTGCCGGCACAGCTTTTTTCGACGAACATTTTCGCACATACACACATGTGCCCGGCAACCTGACCGCTGATAAACTGATGCGCGCAATCGCCAGCGGACAAAATATGATAACCAACGGGCCTCTAATCTCACTATCCATCTTTGCAGCCGGACCCGGCGACCAATTGCCAGCAGGCCACAAAAGACGGGCAACAATTCACGCCTGGGCAGCCGCAAAATCCGATGCGTATTTGACGCGCATTGAACTAATCCGCAATGCACAAATAATCCAGAGTTGGGATTTGAAAAAACAGCCGCGAAAATATCGGACCTCAATAACACTCGAAGATACTGTCAACTGCTGGTACCTCGCCCGGTGCTATGGTGCAGACACATCGCGCGTGGCATTGACGAATCCGATCTACTTCGAAACAAAAAATTTCGCGCCTCCCCAACCTGTTCAGGCTATAGTACAGGGGAAAATAGAAATGAGCGACAATTCTCCCGTACCCCAGGCCATTGTTCGAGCAATTGATCCCATTGGCAGAACAGTCCTGCAGACAGTAGCCCGACGCGGAACATTTCAAATTTGGGTACCTGCGACCAGCCAGATCCACGTAGAAGCAAAAGGCTACGAAGCGCCACCGCAACGCATCTTTGACCATCGAGATATTCAGCGCCTATTGCAAACACCTCTCAACCTGTCTGAACTGAACGCCCTGGATACGCTGACCGAACAATTACAAGCCATTGACATGGTTTTTGTTCTCAAACAGTCACAATAA
- a CDS encoding response regulator transcription factor has translation MKMNKILVVEDEPDILEMVRYNLDQAGLDVETAEDAERALQSVQEILPDLIILDLMLPGIDGLDMCRQLKQDARTRHIPILMLTARKEEVDRIVGLELGADDYVVKPFSPRELVLRAQAILRRSQDSGQSITDAWLHTGPISIDKAAHQALLNGDPLELTGTEFKLLITLIERRGRVQTRDDLLDTVWGYEYSGYGRTVDTHIRRLREKLGEASEWIETVRGVGYRFRRERV, from the coding sequence ATTAAAATGAATAAAATTCTGGTGGTTGAAGACGAACCCGATATTTTGGAAATGGTGCGCTACAACCTCGATCAGGCTGGATTAGATGTTGAAACAGCAGAAGATGCCGAGCGTGCCCTCCAGAGCGTTCAGGAGATTCTGCCAGATTTGATCATACTGGACCTGATGCTACCGGGCATCGACGGACTGGACATGTGCAGACAATTAAAACAAGATGCTCGAACCCGTCACATACCCATCTTAATGTTGACCGCGCGCAAAGAGGAAGTAGATCGCATTGTGGGATTGGAATTGGGAGCCGATGACTACGTTGTCAAACCCTTTTCCCCGCGCGAACTCGTCTTGAGGGCACAGGCGATTCTGCGGCGCAGTCAGGACAGTGGACAATCAATAACTGATGCCTGGTTACATACGGGACCAATATCTATCGATAAAGCCGCACATCAGGCTCTGTTAAACGGTGACCCATTGGAATTGACGGGCACAGAATTTAAGCTACTCATAACCCTGATCGAACGCCGTGGACGCGTGCAAACGCGCGACGACTTACTCGATACAGTATGGGGTTATGAATACAGTGGTTATGGGCGCACGGTTGATACGCACATCAGGCGGTTGCGCGAGAAACTCGGCGAAGCGAGCGAATGGATCGAAACCGTGCGGGGCGTGGGTTATCGATTCCGCCGAGAGAGAGTATAG
- a CDS encoding ATP-binding protein produces MRLHWKWMLACLSVLVLVLASAHLYLDHVIRDFWVYHLEQRLLREVRFARAHLSDVANTDAELVPLVSEVGLRLGVRATLIDGQGRVLADSETDPSDLSAMENHADHPEISAALQQGRGSSLRYSNTRDIEILYVATTVPEIGDGNFVLRLALPLRDMGHIEQLIARAIWTTSILGLCLALLLAYATSRYISRPILDAIWFVQNIASGRLKHPTLRVRSTRELRDLGTALDDMRRQVQAHIGQITLEKSRLEAVLPSITEAILVTDQNGRILMGNQTFEKLFGVSDAIEGRMPIELVRHRDVQDAIEQTLSTGQVMFLDLTRSDGRERHFDVQIAPILQDDHIAGSVTIFYDITELRRLERIRKDFVANVSHELRTPLTTIKGCAATLADGALDNREASQRFVQMINTHADRLHNLVEDILDLSRIESGALPLETGVYPVQEMVNAVVGQIRPLSKEKNLAIEINTKENVQVQCDRKLIEQALLNLLDNAVKYTPEGGKIWIQTRDFKHVENVDEDRRNRHGENVTQIRKRRIALEVKDTGIGVPLSDMDRIFERFYRVDKGRSRAMGGTGLGLSIVRHIMDAHGERVYVESEQGKGSTFGLTLPGE; encoded by the coding sequence ATGCGTTTGCACTGGAAATGGATGCTCGCCTGTCTCTCTGTACTGGTACTGGTACTGGCATCTGCACATCTGTATCTGGATCACGTCATACGCGACTTTTGGGTTTATCACCTCGAACAGAGACTTTTGCGCGAAGTGCGTTTTGCCCGCGCACACCTCAGCGACGTGGCAAATACCGATGCGGAACTCGTCCCACTCGTCAGCGAGGTAGGCTTGCGTTTGGGCGTGCGTGCAACGCTGATCGACGGTCAAGGGCGCGTATTAGCCGATTCGGAAACCGACCCATCTGATCTGAGTGCTATGGAAAATCACGCCGATCATCCAGAAATAAGCGCGGCACTTCAACAGGGGCGGGGAAGCAGCTTGCGTTATAGCAACACACGGGATATCGAAATATTATATGTCGCAACTACAGTACCGGAAATTGGCGACGGAAATTTTGTCCTGAGATTGGCCTTGCCCCTACGCGATATGGGGCATATAGAACAACTGATTGCACGGGCAATATGGACGACATCGATACTGGGATTATGCCTCGCCCTGTTATTGGCTTATGCCACCTCGCGATATATCTCGCGCCCAATTTTAGACGCCATCTGGTTCGTCCAAAACATTGCTTCGGGGAGATTAAAACATCCCACACTCCGCGTTAGATCCACACGAGAATTGCGCGATTTGGGCACGGCATTAGACGACATGCGCCGGCAGGTCCAGGCGCACATCGGGCAAATCACACTTGAAAAATCGCGTTTAGAAGCCGTCTTGCCGAGCATTACAGAAGCCATTCTGGTCACGGACCAGAATGGTCGCATCCTGATGGGCAATCAGACATTTGAGAAGCTATTTGGTGTATCCGACGCCATTGAAGGGCGCATGCCCATTGAGCTTGTGCGCCATCGGGATGTGCAAGATGCGATTGAGCAAACTCTATCAACCGGACAAGTGATGTTTTTAGATCTCACCCGCTCAGATGGCCGAGAACGTCATTTCGATGTACAAATTGCACCTATTTTGCAAGACGATCATATCGCGGGTTCAGTAACTATTTTTTACGACATCACTGAACTGCGCCGCCTGGAACGCATTCGCAAAGATTTTGTCGCCAATGTTTCCCATGAATTGCGCACCCCGCTTACAACCATTAAGGGATGTGCAGCCACGCTGGCAGACGGCGCCTTAGACAACAGAGAAGCCTCACAGCGATTCGTGCAAATGATTAACACCCATGCGGATCGCCTGCACAATCTGGTAGAAGATATTCTGGATCTATCGCGTATCGAATCGGGTGCTCTGCCTCTTGAGACCGGCGTATATCCCGTGCAGGAGATGGTCAATGCCGTCGTTGGACAGATACGCCCACTGTCAAAAGAAAAAAACCTTGCCATCGAGATAAACACAAAAGAAAATGTGCAGGTGCAGTGCGATCGCAAGCTCATCGAACAGGCATTGCTCAATTTGCTCGACAACGCCGTAAAATACACACCCGAAGGGGGTAAAATCTGGATTCAGACGCGGGATTTCAAGCATGTGGAAAATGTAGATGAAGACCGTCGCAATAGACATGGTGAAAATGTGACGCAGATCCGCAAGCGTCGCATTGCACTTGAAGTAAAGGACACGGGTATTGGGGTACCGCTTTCAGATATGGATCGCATTTTTGAGCGATTTTATCGGGTCGATAAAGGGCGGTCGCGGGCAATGGGCGGAACGGGCCTGGGCTTGTCAATTGTTCGGCACATCATGGATGCACACGGCGAGCGGGTCTATGTCGAAAGCGAACAGGGCAAGGGATCGACATTTGGATTGACATTGCCAGGGGAATAA
- a CDS encoding STAS domain-containing protein, whose protein sequence is MAFEETMQGNIRIIKLDGQVTDREMSALADYVTEFLEENNGMKVVLDLGQVRWLNSMAFGVLTALLQRLRKANGDLKLANAHDHVISVFVQTQLIKIFDLHNSVDEAVAAFQAA, encoded by the coding sequence ATGGCTTTTGAAGAAACAATGCAGGGGAATATTCGCATTATAAAGCTCGACGGTCAGGTGACAGACCGCGAGATGTCGGCGTTGGCCGATTATGTAACTGAATTTCTCGAAGAAAATAATGGAATGAAAGTGGTTTTAGATTTGGGACAGGTGCGGTGGTTAAACAGCATGGCTTTTGGGGTTTTGACCGCGCTTTTGCAGCGTTTGCGCAAGGCCAACGGCGATTTGAAACTCGCCAATGCCCACGATCATGTGATCAGCGTTTTTGTGCAGACGCAGTTGATTAAAATTTTCGATCTGCACAATTCCGTAGATGAGGCTGTTGCGGCATTTCAGGCGGCGTAA